From the Tenacibaculum dicentrarchi genome, the window AATAACTTTTTCGTTGGTTAAGTCAGTTTTTAGTATTTCGATAGCTCTTGCTTGTTTGTCTAGTGTTGTTTTCCATTGTTCAACTTTAGCATCTAAAGAATTTTGAGCTGTTAAATACGCAGGGATATTTTGAAGAATATATGCGGTATCAATATAGGCTAAACGTTGGCTTTTCTGGGCAATAATACTACTTGTAGTAATAAGTAAAAGAACGATAAATAGAATGTTTTTTTTCATCATGCTATAATGTATTTAGAAAAAACCGTGCCAAAAGTGAACATTTTTAAAATGCCTATTTTTAGAACTGTCTTCCGATAATAAAATGTGTTTGCCAACCCGATTTTTGAGTTTGTCCAGGCAACGGATCAAATCCATGTGCAAAATCAATACCTAATAAACCAAATGCTGGCATAAATATACGAACTCCAACTCCTGCAGAACGCTTTAATTTAAATGGGCTAAATTCACTAAAATTTTGATAAGAATTACCTGCCTCTAAAAATCCTAAGGTATAAATTGATGCCGATGGTTTGTCTGTTATAGAATAACGGATTTCCATTTGAAATTTATTGTAAATAGTTCCACCTTCATTCTGCCCATCAGGACCAATAGAAAGCGTGTTGTTTTCATATCCACGAACACCAATAGTTTCTCTACCGTCTAATTGCCCTTGTGCAATTCCGTCACCTCCAACAAAAAATCGTTCTACCGGAGTAGCGCCTAATTTGTCGTTGTAAGAACCTAAATACCCCATTTCAAAATTAGACATTAAAACCAATTTATTTGCCAATGATGTGTACCATTTTCCTTTAGCAGAAATTTTATAATATTCTAGCCATTTGTATTTATCGGCTAAATAATCTTGTCTTTCGGCTGTTGTAGGGTATAAAGGTTCGCTATAATCTTTCCCGTTAATTAAAGAATAAGGTAAGGTCGCTTTTGCTTTAATTGTAAATTCTGAACCGTAGGTAGGAAATATTAAACTTGGTCCGGTAGAGTTACGGCTAAAGGCAACTGTATAAGCTAAATTATTTAAACTACCTTTATTAATAACATCAGTTGATGAACCAACACGGTATCCGTAGTTTTTAAGTTCAATTTGCTGATAGCTAATATTTTGTGATAAAGAGAAATAATCATCAGGCCATTGTAAACGTTTTCCTAAACCGATAGAAGCTCCTAAAATGCTTAAATTTTGATCTTTATCAACTTTATTGGTGTTATAATCGTATCGGTATTGATTCGATAAATACACAGAAAAAGATAATGATTGCGGTTTTTTACCACCTAACCATGGTTCTGAGAAAGAAAAACTGTACGTATTGTAAGTTCTACTTGCTTGTAAACGCAATGAAAGTTTTTGTCCATCACCCATTGGTAGTGGTTTGTAGGCTTGCTTATTAAATATGTTTCTTAACGAAAAATTATTAAAAGATAAACCTAAAGTACCAATAAATGATCCTCCACCATAACCACCTTGTAGTTCAATTTGACTACCACCTTTTTCAACGACAGAAAAATCAATATCGGCTGTTTTATTTTGATAATCAGGTTTTACATCGGGCGTTACATTGGCATCAAAGAATCCTAATTGACCAATTTCACGAATAGATCTAATAATGTTTTCACGGCTGAATAAATCACCTGGCTTTACACGTAATTCTCTGTAAATAACATGGTCATTTGTTTTTTCATTACCTGTTACAGTTACTTTTTTAATGGTTGCTTGTTCGTCTTCACGAATACGAACCTCAACAGTAATAGAATCGTTTTGTACGCTAGTTTCTATGGCGTTAATTTGTGAAAATAAGTATCCGTTGTTATGGTATAAGGTTTGAATATCTTGCGAATTAGGTGTTCCATCACCAGAAATACGTTCTTTTAAAACCTTTCCATTATAAATATCTCCTTTATCGATACGTAAAAAACGATTTAAAAAATCATCAGAATAATTTTTATTACCGATAAACTTAATATCATCAAAACGATACTGACGTCCTTCTTCAATAGCAATATCAAGGTTAATAGTATTGTCATTATTCCAAGTAAGTTGGTCTGATAAAATACGTGCATCACGGTATCCGTTTTCGCTATATTTTTCAAGAATACTTTCTAAATCTTTTTTATAATCATCTAAAATATATTTTGATGATTTCCAGAAACGCCCTAAAAACTTACGTTTTGTATTTTTCATAGCGCTACGCAAGGTTTTACCTGCTAGTGCTTTGTTACCTGTAAAGTTAATTTCTTTTATTTTGACACGCTGTCCTTTATCAACAAAAATATTCATACTAACAGTATTGATGTCAGTGCTGTCTTTTTTGGTATTTAAAGATACTTTGGTTTTTAAAAATCCCTTATCGGTATATTTCTTTTTAATGTAATTTCTGGTGGTTGTGACTAAGTTGTCGGTAACCATCATTCCTTTTTTAAGCTCAGTTTCTTTTTTTATCTCTTTTGTTTTAGATTTGCTTAAACCTGAAATAGAAATATTGGTTAATTGTGGTAATTCTGTCACATCAAATACTAAATAAACGGTTTCCCCATCTTTTTTAGAAAGGTACACATCTACTTGGCTAAATTGCTTGCTTTCGTAAAGCTTTTTAATAGCGCTTGTAAGTTTATCACCTGGTAATTTAATAGGTTGCCCATCAACTAAACCAGTATAAACACGAATTGTTTGTTCGCTAAATTTTTGCAAACCAGTAACGGTAATTCCTCCAAGAATATATTGATTTCCTTTGATATAAGGAATAATATTTTGGGTGGTAGTTGTACGGTTGTTATTTACGGTTTTTTGAGCTTGTACACTCGCCGATAAAAAGGCGATTAAAAATACGGCTACATAAGAATATTTATTCATTGATCTCAATCTGTTCGCTTGTTTTTCCAAATCTTCTCTCTCTGTTTTGATAATCTATTATAGCATTAAAAAGGTGTTCTCTTCTAAAGTCGGGCCATAATATATCTGTAAAATATAATTCAGCATAGGCTATTTGCCAAAGTAAAAAATTACTAATTCGCTGCTCACCGCTTGTACGTATCATTAAATCAACGTCGGGCAAATTAAATGTATATAAATGGTTATTTATAATTTTTTCGTCTATATTTTCAATATCTAGCTCGTTATTAACAACTTTTTTAGATATCTTTTTAATTGTGTTAACAATTTCTTCTCTAGAACCATAGCTTAAAGCAAAGGTTAAGGTAATTTTAGTGTTATTTTTAGTTTGATCAATAACATGGGCTAGTATTTTCTGCGCATTTTTTGGTAAACTAACAATATTTCCAATCGCATTTATTTTTACATTTTTACGTTGAAATTCAGGTAGCTCTTTTTTTAAGGTACTAACCAATAGGCTCATTAAGGCATCAACTTCTAGTTTTGGTCTGTTCCAGTTTTCGGTAGAAAAAGCATACAGTGTTATAAATTTAACACCAGCATCACTTGCTGCGTCAGCTGTTTCTCTAATAGCGGTTAAGGCATTTCTGTGCCCAAAAATACGCTGCATTCCTTTTCCTTTTGCCCATCGTCCATTACCGTCCATAATAACGGCAATATGATTCGGTACTTTTTGCACATTAATGCGTTGTAATTTTTCTTCCATAGTTATTCTGCCAATCCGTTATAACAGGGTGGTCTTCCAAAGCTATAAACAATCGATAGTCCTGTAAACATATATACATCGTTTCCAGTTCCACCAAAGTTTAAACTGTTTATTTTATCTGTTGTTAAATCGATATCATCTACCAATGTAAAGCGAGCGCCTATTTCAAAAGCAGCTGCAAAATTTTTAAACAAGCGTCCTTTAACACCAACACCTACAGGTAAAGAATATGAAATTTTATTTTTTAAACGAATGGTATTTGCATCGATTCTTTTAGAAGGGATCACGTAGTTAAACGCTGCTATTTCTGCTAAAATATATGGGGTGAAATTTGTTTTATAATTGCTGATATTATAATTGAAAAAATTAAATTCGATACCCGCAGCAAACTCGTGTAAGGTGTTTGAGAATTTGAAGCCTCTATTTTTTCGAAATAAATTATTTGATTTTTCATCATTCCCTTCAATAGGAATATACGAATAGGTCGCTCGTAAGGCAATTCGAGGGTTTAGATTGTGTTTATAAATTAAACCACCGCCAATTTTATTAGGATAGATGTAATTAGTACGACCAATATCTCCTACGTAATTAGAACCCCCAACGAAAAAACCTACTTCGTGAGTTTGTGATTGTGTTGTTATTGCCGTAAAAGCAAATAATATGAATAGGTAAATTATCTTCATTGTAAGAATAGCACGCAAATATAGGAAATTGAATTTGCTTTAAAAAGTTAATAATCTGTATTTGGTTAACTTTTTTTTGATAAAATTATTGTATTGTAATTATTTTATAAAGATTCATTTCGAGTATCTTCACCCCATAAAAGCTTGCCTCTGAGTGTTTTTAAATGCGATTGCTGTTCTAATAAAATACTTTTTATAGTAAAAGAAGCTTTTTGTATTTTAATTTTAGTTCCTTCGCTAACAGTTGTTATGCGAGAGTCTAAGGAAATTAAAAAATCCTTTTCACGAGCACTTACCTCTAGTTCAATAATAGTATCGTCAGGAATGACCATAGGCCTAGCATTTAAATTATGCGGGGCTATTGGCGTAATTACAAAGCTTTTCGAATTGGGTAATATTACCGGGCCGTTACAACTTAAAGAGTAGCCCGTAGAACCTGTTGGGGTTGCTATAATTAAACCATCTGCCCAATAATTTGTTAAGTATTCATTATTCAAAAAGGTTTTTACACCAATCATTGAAGTAGTATTTCTACGGGCAATAGTAACTTCATTTAAGGCAAAATCTAGTTCGTTAAATTCGTTTACTTTAGGGGTAGTGGTTATTTGTAGTAAAGTTCGTTCTTGTATGCTATATTTTTTATTTAATAATAAATTTACAGCCTCTTGAATTTGGTTTTTTTGAACGGTTGCTAAAAACCCCAATCGCCCAGTGTTGATTCCTAAAACAGGAATGTTTAAATCACGAATATACGTTGCCGCTCTTAATATAGTACCGTCACCGCCAATAGAAAATAATAGGTCAAAAGTGTTTGACAAATCGTTAAAATGTGCGTAGGTAGGATATTTTTTTGATAAAGAATTATTTTTAATTAAAAGCGAGTAAAACGCTTCTTCAAAAAAAATAACGATATTGTTTTGTTCTAATGTTGCTACTAATAATTTAATTTCTTTTTCAGCTGAAATATTATAAGCTTGTCCGTAAATGGCTACTTTTTTCAATGGTTATAATGTTTGTTTGCTCAGGTATGTAAATTACATATCTAAATATTTTTTTAAATATGCCGCCCTGTCTTTTAATTCTTCCAAATAAAAATCATCTTCATGTTGTGTAAGCACGGCGTAGTCATACCTACGAAAAGTTTGAATAATTTCATTGATGTCATTTGTAATTACTTTTAAAGTAACCTGAATAGTATCTTGATTTTCCGAAGAAATATACAGCCCTAATAATTTACCGCCACTAGCTTCAACTATTTGAGAAATTTGACTCATTGAGTAATCATTTTTAGCTACAATTAACGTTTCACTTTGGTTGTGTAAAAAAGGACTATCGGCAAAAGTATCTAAAATATCACTCAACTCATAATAACCGATATAATTCATTTCCTGATTTAAAACAGGAATTAAATTACAATCATTATCTGCAAATAAAACAATTAAGTCAAGTAGTGTCGCTTTTTCATTACAATGAAAATTATCTAATAGATAAGAATACTCACTTAATTTATCGTCTTTATTCTCTATTGTTTGAATGTCACTTTCAGGCAAACAACCAATTAATTTTCCATTTTCAACAATAGGAATATGCGTTATTGGTAAATTTTCACATACCTTTTGAGCGCTTTTTACAGTGCTTTTTAAGCTAAGTGCTTTAATTTCGTCTAATATAAAGTCATTGATATTCATCACTACGAATATAGTTTAAAAAGTTTTAATGATTTATCTTTGTAGCTTAATTTTATGAGATGACAAAGTTAAGTGTAAATATAAATAAAATAGCAACATTACGTAATTCTAGAGGTGGAAATACACCTAATTTATTATGCGTTGCTACCGATATAGAAAATTTTGGAGCGCAAGGAATTACCATTCACCCAAGACCTGACGAGCGTCATATTCGTTATCAAGATGCCTACGATTTAAAATCAATAGTTACTACCGAATATAATATTGAAGGAAACCCGATAGATAAATTCATGAAAATGGTGTTGGAAATAAAGCCAACGCAAGTAACTTTAGTGCCTGATGCTATTGATAATTTAACTTCTAATGCAGGTTGGGATACAGTTGCTAATCAATCGTATTTGAAAGAAGTAATTACCGAGTTTAAAAACAACGGAATAAGAACCTCTATTTTTATTGATACCGATTTAAAACTGATTGAAGCTGCAGCAAAAACAGGTGCCGATAGAATTGAATTATACACCGAAGAATTTGCAACCCAATACGCTTTAGGAAATAAAGAGGTAATAAAACCTTATGCCGATGCGGCAATTTTAGCTCATAAATTAGGCTTAGGAATTAATGCAGGGCATGATTTGAGCTTAGAAAATATCCAGTTTTTTAAAGAGAATATCCCTAATTTAGCAGAAGTTTCTATTGGGCATGCGCTTATTTCTGAATCATTATATTTAGGATTAGAAAATGTAGTAAATATGTATCTTGATAGATTAAAATAATATGCAAATTTTACATTCTAAAATACTAGGAGCGGGCAAGCCGTTTTTAATTTTACACGGTTATTTTGGTATGGGCGATAACTGGAAAACCCACGCTAATAAATTTGCCGAAGATGGTTTTGAAGTTCATTTAATTGACCAACGAAACCACGGACGAAGTTTTCATTCTGATGCTTTTGACTATGAATTAATGGTCGATGACTTACACCATTATATTACACATTATCATTTAGAAAATATTGTTTTATTAGGGCATTCAATGGGCGGAAAAACAGCCATGTTATTTGCTACCCAATATCCAGAATTGATACATAAATTAATTGTAGCCGATATTTCACCAAAAATGTATCCGCCACATCATCACGATATTTTATCGGCTTTAAATTCTGTTAATTTTACCGTGCAAAATTCACGAAAATTAATTGATGATAAACTAGCTGAATTAATTCCTGAACTAGGTATTCGACAATTTTTATTAAAAAGTGTGTACCGAAAAACAAAAGACGAACTTGCTTTTCGTTTTAACTTACTATCATTAACAGAAAATAATAATGAAGTAGGCGAAGCATTACCATCGTTTAGTATTTTTGAAGGCGATACCTTATTTTTAAAAGGTGAAAATTCGGGCTATATTTCTGAAGATGAAGTGCCACTTATTGAAGCACATTTTTCAAAAGCGATTATCAAAACAATAGCAAAAGCAGGGCATTGGTTGCATGCCGAAAATCCGACAGATTTTTATACTCAGGTAATTGGGTTTGTATAAAGTAAGTAAACCTGTCAAAATAGCAGTTTTTTATATTTGGTATAATTATCGCATTGCATAAAATGACATGGTAACTATAGCCAATTAAAATCAAAATAAATGAATACATTTTTAAAAATACTATTAACAGCAGTAGCCGTTATTTTATTAGCCGAAATTTTACCAGGAGTAGTGGTAACAAGTTATACTACGGCAATAATTGTAGCAATTGTAATAGCGTTATTAAATATGTTTGTACGTCCAATATTAGTGATTTTTACCTTACCAGCAACTCTTTTAACATTGGGCTTATTTTTGTTTGTAATTAATGCAATTATTATATTATTAGCAGGAAACCTTATTGCAGGATTTGCCGTAAACGGATTTTTTACAGCACTTTTATTTAGTATATTGTTATCGATATTTAGGTCGTTTTTATTTTCATTATTAAAAGAAGATAAAAAATAATTAAAAAATTTAAGCCTTTTGAAAAAAGGCGAAAAATAATCACACACCCAATTTTAAAGAAATACAATTAAAGATGAATATTACAAAACAAAATGTAGATGCGTTAAACGCAGTTGTGAAAATAGATATCGTTGCTGAAGATTATCAAGCAAAGGTAAATGCAGAATTAGAAGCACGTCGTAAAAAAGCGACACATCCTGGTTTTAGAAAAGGAGAAGCGCCTATGGATCTTATCAAAAAGCAACACGAAATAGAAATCGTAATAGAAGAGGTAAACAAAGTAGTACAAGATTCTTTAAATAAATTTTTAACAGAAGAAAAGTTAGATCTTTTAGGAAATCCGTTACCTGTAGAAAACAAAGATTTCAGATGGGATGCTAAAGACTATTCTTTTGAATTCGAATTAGGATTAGCTCCTGAATTTGATGTAGATTTAGCGCCAGCAAAAAATGTTACTAAATATAGTATTTTTGCTACCGATGAATTATTAGACAAAGAAATTGAAAATATCCAAACTCGTTTTGGTAGTCAATTACCTGTTGATACCGCAAATGAAGAGGCAAACATAACTGGAACTTTTGTAAACGAAGAAAAAGAAATTAACAAAAAAGCAACGCTTTCTGTAAAAGAAATTAACGGAAAAGCAAACTTAGAAAAGTTTGTAGGTGCTAAAGCTGGTGATGTTTTAGAATTAGGAACAAAAGGTTTATTTGAAGACGCTCACAAATTACAAGAAGTTTTAGGTGTACCTCATG encodes:
- a CDS encoding pyridoxine 5'-phosphate synthase gives rise to the protein MTKLSVNINKIATLRNSRGGNTPNLLCVATDIENFGAQGITIHPRPDERHIRYQDAYDLKSIVTTEYNIEGNPIDKFMKMVLEIKPTQVTLVPDAIDNLTSNAGWDTVANQSYLKEVITEFKNNGIRTSIFIDTDLKLIEAAAKTGADRIELYTEEFATQYALGNKEVIKPYADAAILAHKLGLGINAGHDLSLENIQFFKENIPNLAEVSIGHALISESLYLGLENVVNMYLDRLK
- a CDS encoding isoprenyl transferase; the protein is MEEKLQRINVQKVPNHIAVIMDGNGRWAKGKGMQRIFGHRNALTAIRETADAASDAGVKFITLYAFSTENWNRPKLEVDALMSLLVSTLKKELPEFQRKNVKINAIGNIVSLPKNAQKILAHVIDQTKNNTKITLTFALSYGSREEIVNTIKKISKKVVNNELDIENIDEKIINNHLYTFNLPDVDLMIRTSGEQRISNFLLWQIAYAELYFTDILWPDFRREHLFNAIIDYQNRERRFGKTSEQIEINE
- a CDS encoding NAD kinase, whose product is MKKVAIYGQAYNISAEKEIKLLVATLEQNNIVIFFEEAFYSLLIKNNSLSKKYPTYAHFNDLSNTFDLLFSIGGDGTILRAATYIRDLNIPVLGINTGRLGFLATVQKNQIQEAVNLLLNKKYSIQERTLLQITTTPKVNEFNELDFALNEVTIARRNTTSMIGVKTFLNNEYLTNYWADGLIIATPTGSTGYSLSCNGPVILPNSKSFVITPIAPHNLNARPMVIPDDTIIELEVSAREKDFLISLDSRITTVSEGTKIKIQKASFTIKSILLEQQSHLKTLRGKLLWGEDTRNESL
- the bamA gene encoding outer membrane protein assembly factor BamA, with product MNKYSYVAVFLIAFLSASVQAQKTVNNNRTTTTQNIIPYIKGNQYILGGITVTGLQKFSEQTIRVYTGLVDGQPIKLPGDKLTSAIKKLYESKQFSQVDVYLSKKDGETVYLVFDVTELPQLTNISISGLSKSKTKEIKKETELKKGMMVTDNLVTTTRNYIKKKYTDKGFLKTKVSLNTKKDSTDINTVSMNIFVDKGQRVKIKEINFTGNKALAGKTLRSAMKNTKRKFLGRFWKSSKYILDDYKKDLESILEKYSENGYRDARILSDQLTWNNDNTINLDIAIEEGRQYRFDDIKFIGNKNYSDDFLNRFLRIDKGDIYNGKVLKERISGDGTPNSQDIQTLYHNNGYLFSQINAIETSVQNDSITVEVRIREDEQATIKKVTVTGNEKTNDHVIYRELRVKPGDLFSRENIIRSIREIGQLGFFDANVTPDVKPDYQNKTADIDFSVVEKGGSQIELQGGYGGGSFIGTLGLSFNNFSLRNIFNKQAYKPLPMGDGQKLSLRLQASRTYNTYSFSFSEPWLGGKKPQSLSFSVYLSNQYRYDYNTNKVDKDQNLSILGASIGLGKRLQWPDDYFSLSQNISYQQIELKNYGYRVGSSTDVINKGSLNNLAYTVAFSRNSTGPSLIFPTYGSEFTIKAKATLPYSLINGKDYSEPLYPTTAERQDYLADKYKWLEYYKISAKGKWYTSLANKLVLMSNFEMGYLGSYNDKLGATPVERFFVGGDGIAQGQLDGRETIGVRGYENNTLSIGPDGQNEGGTIYNKFQMEIRYSITDKPSASIYTLGFLEAGNSYQNFSEFSPFKLKRSAGVGVRIFMPAFGLLGIDFAHGFDPLPGQTQKSGWQTHFIIGRQF
- a CDS encoding trigger factor, which encodes MNITKQNVDALNAVVKIDIVAEDYQAKVNAELEARRKKATHPGFRKGEAPMDLIKKQHEIEIVIEEVNKVVQDSLNKFLTEEKLDLLGNPLPVENKDFRWDAKDYSFEFELGLAPEFDVDLAPAKNVTKYSIFATDELLDKEIENIQTRFGSQLPVDTANEEANITGTFVNEEKEINKKATLSVKEINGKANLEKFVGAKAGDVLELGTKGLFEDAHKLQEVLGVPHEGVHDLDVNVSFTIDQVTKTEPAPLEKELFEKLFADGSVTTTAQLKDKIKEDAELQFEQHADQQLLNAITEELVQNTKFDLPATFLQKWLQTAGGKELTIEQAAAEYSKSEKGLRYQLIEGKVMRDNDIKLEYAELVDYAKGFIRSQMAQMGNMNPEEKELNDIAGRVLQNQQEAHKLQSQLISHKLLAFYKEKMTFDTKEVSYEDFVQEVYK
- a CDS encoding alpha/beta fold hydrolase, encoding MQILHSKILGAGKPFLILHGYFGMGDNWKTHANKFAEDGFEVHLIDQRNHGRSFHSDAFDYELMVDDLHHYITHYHLENIVLLGHSMGGKTAMLFATQYPELIHKLIVADISPKMYPPHHHDILSALNSVNFTVQNSRKLIDDKLAELIPELGIRQFLLKSVYRKTKDELAFRFNLLSLTENNNEVGEALPSFSIFEGDTLFLKGENSGYISEDEVPLIEAHFSKAIIKTIAKAGHWLHAENPTDFYTQVIGFV
- a CDS encoding phage holin family protein, giving the protein MNTFLKILLTAVAVILLAEILPGVVVTSYTTAIIVAIVIALLNMFVRPILVIFTLPATLLTLGLFLFVINAIIILLAGNLIAGFAVNGFFTALLFSILLSIFRSFLFSLLKEDKK
- a CDS encoding CBS domain-containing protein, which translates into the protein MNINDFILDEIKALSLKSTVKSAQKVCENLPITHIPIVENGKLIGCLPESDIQTIENKDDKLSEYSYLLDNFHCNEKATLLDLIVLFADNDCNLIPVLNQEMNYIGYYELSDILDTFADSPFLHNQSETLIVAKNDYSMSQISQIVEASGGKLLGLYISSENQDTIQVTLKVITNDINEIIQTFRRYDYAVLTQHEDDFYLEELKDRAAYLKKYLDM
- a CDS encoding DUF6089 family protein, with translation MKIIYLFILFAFTAITTQSQTHEVGFFVGGSNYVGDIGRTNYIYPNKIGGGLIYKHNLNPRIALRATYSYIPIEGNDEKSNNLFRKNRGFKFSNTLHEFAAGIEFNFFNYNISNYKTNFTPYILAEIAAFNYVIPSKRIDANTIRLKNKISYSLPVGVGVKGRLFKNFAAAFEIGARFTLVDDIDLTTDKINSLNFGGTGNDVYMFTGLSIVYSFGRPPCYNGLAE